TTGCATAGTCTATTTTTGTTTTCAGACTGGACAGTTGGATATGTGTGTAGCGAGTATATCAGATCGTAATAGAGTAGCAGATACCAAGTTCTGGTGTAGTAGCCATTGGACTGTTACTTCATACAACTAGTAGTATGGGTTGTGGTGCCTGTAGGGCTGAAACAGTCACGAGTAGTGCTACTGATCTCTCCGACGGAATTATATCTCGGCCGTAACGGTGTCCCGGTAATCAGCaaactgctactactaccgccactactactactaagtgaCTCACCGTTACTGAGCCGGACATCTCCGACTTCCAAGGAACACTAATACTAGTAAATGCGGAGTAAGTGACGTCGTACGATCGAAGGTACACTGCGGGCTAATCCTGCAGGTGTAGCGGGATGCTGTAAGACGGCTGCAGGAGGAAGCAGTAGTGCTAAGAAGTTATTTTGTGTAAGTAGTATCTCCTAATACCACCTATGAACAACGCTGAGTACTATAACTAAAGTCACCTCATAAAACGGCATACCCTAAGGTACATGGCAGTGGTATAAACCTGGAATCGTGCATCCTACCCCTAACATTCACCGAGGCCCCTCCAGAATAAAACTAAGCCCTCCTACTACCCGTCCCGCCGTGTCTCACCTTCTGATAAGCTTTCCTACTGCCAGGAGTACTTCATCTCACAGGCTACTGATTCCCTCCCGACCCCGCTTTGGCAGGATTGCCGGTCTCTCTCCGAGTGTCTCCAACCCTCACGCGACCAATTACCACAATCAGCCACGGAGGGCTTTCCCGGACTCACCACACACTATGACCACTGCAGTATTGGATCCATTGCATTGTTCCTTTTATACCAGATTTGTCCTAGACTAAGCCGGTCTAAAGCTTCGACTCCGCAATATGCCTATCTCTACTACTTCCAACTACCAGCTAAACAAATGACCAACCAGCCCCCGCACATCTAGCAGGCTGTGCCAGCATTGATACGACGGAGTCCGCTATCCACTTCGTAGTCACATAGATAGATCCAATAATTATCCGCATGAAATTCTACCTATAAATCAAGACAttgccctccctccaccatctccccaTGTAAACCCTCTCACCATCGTAACCATGATCCTCCTAACGGCACTTTTGTGCCTCCTAagcctcaccctcaccacagCCCTAACCACCAACAGAACccaccccttctccctcccctcaaCATGGGGCAATCTCTCCCCCTACACCCCAAGCCCCGGCTTCGGAATTCCCCCAGGCACCCCGCAACAATGCCAACTAACGCAAGCACACATCCTCCACCGGCACGCACAACGCTATCCAACCTCGTACCTCCTCGACGCCGACAGCATGGAATCCTTCGCCCAGAAGCTGCAGAACTACACACAGTCACACCCAAACAGCACCCTCGCCACCGgccctctctccttcctcaatAAATGGCGCTATCTCATGGGCACAGaagccctcctccccaccggCGCCGCAACGGAAGCCACCTCCGGTGCGTTCCACTGGTCTCGCTACGGACGGGTGTTGTATGATGCCCCGGCTGGCATGGCGGATTGGAGTAATGAGTTGAATGTCTGGCCTAATGGCACGAGGAGGGATAAGCCCATGTTTAGGACGACGAGTCAGGCGAGGATTTTGGAGAGTgcgaggtggtggttgagtaTGCCtgccttttcccctccttatTCCCTATTCCCATGGTCTATAGTGAGCAGTGTACTGATTAGGGTTCGTATAGGCGGCTTCTTCAGCAACATCGCAGCCAACAGCTCATCCGATAACTACGACCTGGTCATTATCCCAGAGGGAGATGGGTACAATAATACCCTGTCAGGAAGTTGTCCAAACGGAGACACTTCCGAAGGGTACGTTTCCCCCCTAAGAATCCCCTCTACACAAACATACTAACCTTATACCACCCACAGCGACGACTCCGCCGAACAATTCCTAAAAACATACACACCCCCCATAATCACCCGCCTCTCCGCCTACCTCCCACCCTCAATAACTTTAACCCCGCTCGACATCCTCAGCATGCAAAACCTCTGCGCATACGAAACCGCCGTGCTgggctcctcctccttctgttCCCTGTTCACGCCCTCCGAATGGGAATCCTACGCATACATCCTCGATCTGCAATTCTACGGGGATTACGGGTTCGGTTCACCCTCCGGTAGAGCGCAGGGTATTGGATATGTGATTGAGCTTGCGGCTCGCCTACAGGGGAAGCTTATAACCGAGCAGGTTGCCAACGTTAATATCACGTATGATAGTAATAAGGACACGTTCCCGTTACATCAGCCGCTGTATCTTGATATGTCGcatgatgatgtgattgtTTCGGTGTTGGCTGCGCTCGGGGTGGAGTATTTTAATATTGGGGAcggggatgggatgaagggggatATCAGTCCTAACGAAGTGCCCCTGAATAGGACGTTCAGGTTGAATCATATTGCGCCGTTCGGGGCCAGGTTTGTTACCGAGGTGTGGAGGTGTGAGgaggcttcttctgctgaGGAGAttgtggtggatgttgggggtggggaggtggttTATGAGAATGAagtggtgaaggagggtcaGGGGAGGGAGTTTGTGAGGTGGGTGTTGAATGAGATGCCGGTTCCTGTTGATGGGGTGTCTGGGTGTGAAGAGGATGCGGCGGGGGCGAATGGGTTTTGTGCCCTGGAGGGGTTCTTGAATGGGGTGGGCAAGATGCAGGAGTTGGCGGCGTTTGAGGAGGCGTGTATTCAGGGGGCGGAGAGTGGTGGGGGGCaggttggggatgggaggcCTTAGTTTTATTTCTATCATGACTTTGTAGAGAAGTATAGTGTGTGGAAATGATGGGTGGATGCAAAGGTATGATATTGGtatatggtatggtatgctAGAAAATCACGCGTATGGGTATCTAGCTCAAATAGCTGCCGGCCGCCATCTATCGCCATCAACACGAAACAAATATGAAAACAAACAGATAGGAAGCAGACTAAATGCCAGCTTTAGTCAACAGAATAGCAGTACACCAGCTTAGTCAACAGAATAGCAGTACACCAGCGACGCCgtattaatctagataatagtaGGTATCAGCCATCCTCGGAAGGTGGCTCGGAGTCGCTCCGACTCGATGGACGAGATAGCTCCAGCTCTTGCTGCTCGTGCAGCTCGTTGAGCTCATTCAGCTcattcagctcctccgggGTCAGCACGCGTCCGCCCAGCTGCACGTCGTTCACATGCACATTATATTCCAGTGCGCGCTGTCCCTCTCGGATCAGCTCTTCCGTCCATCCCAGACACCGCTTGAGGCTCTGGTTCAGCCGCTGGCTGTCGGCGAGAAGCTCCTGATGCTTTGCCAGATCAATGAGGAACCGTTTCTCGTCCCGCGCACGATGCTGGGAGTCCTGATCTGCCTGCGAGTCGGGACTCACCACCCCATCTTCCATGGAGTCTTCGTCGCTAAAGTCGGAGAGCTCTTCTGGCGACCGCACAGACGAATGCTCGCTCGCTTCCTCGACTTCAGGAGGAATCGAGAGAGCACCGGACACGGACCGGCTGGACGTCGCCATGGACAGACGCCCCGAGCGACTGAGGCGTCGGTATCTGCGCAGCTCTGCATTCTGCTTCCGCATTTCCCGTTCTAGCGTGCGGTTAATGGCGAGAAGCGACGAGTTGCTAATTTCCAGATCCATGATCTTCCGCTCCGTACGCGCATTGAGGGCGCCGTTGGCCTGTCCGCTTTCCGACTTGGACGGGCTCTGCATCCCCGAGTTATGCGTATCCACGGAAGCGATGGATCCGTTGCTGAACACTCGCGGCCGGAGGCCTGGCAGTGGTTCAGACGCGATAGTGCTGGCGTCGATCTTGGGTTCTGATGGCGATATGATAAGCGGGCTTGGCCGCAGCCCTTCCCTCTGAGGAGGGGAGAGTCCACTATTGGCAGAGTCGAGACTCGACGACTTCACGTGTCGTACAGCTGGGATCGGTCGCGCTGATATACTGCTCAACGGGGGACTATGGGCCTGTGACCCGGCGTCAAACGAGTCATCCTGCGACCCGACTACCGACGGCCCATCAGACAGCCGCGGATTCGAGTCCACCCTGGCCGGTCGCAGTCGCGGCGAGGCAGACGGCTTCGCCGACACCACCGATCGCGTCAAGCCAATCGACCGACGTTTATACGTCCCCCCTACCTCACTCACCGGGGACTGCCTCTCTTGCGCCCCGTTCGCGTAGATAAAAGTGGTGCCGGACGTCTTGGTCTGCAGCTTCGGGCGGGGCTCCTGCTCGGAAATAGTCGAACGTGCATCAGATGCATGAAAAAACATGGGGGCTCCGGCTGAATTATCCGACGCAGAAGTCGGACGAGAAAGCTGGTTAGACTCCATCGTCACGGTCCTAGCCCGGGTTGTCCGCGATGGTTCCAGCATTCCCCCCCGAACGGGACTCCGCTCCGTCCGGAGTCGCCCCGTATTTGACAGCTGGCCCACATGTGGTTGTGACCAGGAAACTTGGGGCGacggttgctgttgctggtgctggtgcccgTTGGTTGGGGTGTTGTTTGGGGAGGAAATAGCACCATCGCGTCTGCTGTTGCGGGAACCGGATCGAGGGGTAACATTGGCACTGAGCAGGGATGAGGGTGGCTCGGGATCCCGCTTGGAGGGGACGGACGAGGGATGTTCGGAGGGAGTCAGTCGCTTGGGAGTTCGATACCCCCCGGGAGTAGCGAGTCGAGGAGTCAGAGGGGATTTCTGAGAGCGATGAAAGGCAGCGCTGAGGGCGGGGGTGAGAGGTTTGGCGAGATGGCCATTGTTTTGTTTATCGGCGGCGTTCATACTTGCGGGAGTCGAGGGGCGGAAAGGAGAGCGGCTCATGGCATTGCGACAGTAGTGCTCGAGAATCTGcaagcatgatgatggcacCAGCCAGTCGACAGCGGGTTCTTGTTGGACCGTCCAGGTgatgagaggaggaggaggaggaggaggaagagggaaaaagaagaagatggggagggagtgtGGGATGACGATGTAGTGCGTTGAATTTGTTGTTCAACACAACAAACaccggaggagaaagagaaggataataattaattaattgtTTTGGGTGCAAaacatccctcccccaccccaaTCCGGCTAGTCTCTGGTGACTCCCCCTTTCACCGCAATTCAGATCCCTTAATCAAGGTGTGTTTCTTATCCCGAatttattctcttcttcctctgtctATACATTTCATGATATATACATTTGGCTTGTAAATTTATCACCACTTGAAACCATTCATATCTTCAAAAATAGTAGCATAGATAATTTCAACTGCACCACCCTTACTGATCGCAGTCACCCTTCACATGGGCTGACCATGGGTGAAGTCGGAGCTGCGGCTCTCTCCGGAGTAGTAACCGGACAACCATCACGCCGATCACCCCATCACTCCCTACCCTACTTGACACTAGATACTCTGTACACGACTACTCTACTATAATCCACGGAACCCGGAGTATATTTTTCTGATCTGATCATCTGACAgatgtgattgattgattgatggaattgattgattcccTGCAGTCCCTTATCAGTTCAGATCTCGTCGATCAAAAACATTACTGTACGTCTCCATGGCGAACCCGAACCTACTGCCGACACGTGATGCGTGACAAACTACTGAACTATTCGGGGAATGCAAGGGGCCGTCTGCCACGTTGAtcttcgaagaagagaagcaagcaggagagaaggagggaggggaggggctAGACTCCACATTCCTTCCTGGTTGTCAATGCGGGTTTGTGATATGTGGTGAAGTTTATCGGGGGATCATGCGGGTTGGTGTGTATTTACTGATCTACTTGTgtagtgttggtgttgaCGAGATACTTGGTGAATACTACTGGAGTCGCTAAGTTGTTGTGCTTTTTCCAGTGTATTGTTATCCCTTTGTGGTATTATTTGTAAAGTAGCTAACTATAGCATCCTCAGGAGTACCGTGGATGGGTCCTCGTTTAATGTAGATACTCCCGTCAGGACTTAACTAACCCTTAATTAGCCTATTAATAGTACCAGCCAACAATTAATCAATCCAGTAtgaccaaccaaccccttcATGCATGCAATACGGCCTTACTGCGATATTTATGGCATTAAAATCTCATCGTCAAGGCCAGGTACCCGACCGTTAATGTGTCATGGTGAATAGCACTGAGTCCAAGTTCTAACTTTCTCCTATATACAAGTTTGTCATAGTACAGCCCTTATAGTTTCTTATTATACTCAGGCGGTGCAAACTGGGCTATCTCTGATCTATATCACGTACTGTGGACTGATAATATCCGACGAAGGTCGCGAACGGGTAATCGCCAGGAGCGACCTTTTGCATTGGATAATTGCATTCCTCATTGTCACAGTTTCAATCTGATCGATCTTTTCTGCCCGAGACTAAAGTGCCTGCCATGTCGGTGTCAGATGCAATGCCACCGTGGCCGGCAATAGTGCGGGACGTGCGTGCAGCGCGCCTGCCATGCGGTTAAACGTCCTGCTGGAGTAGACTACCGTCCACTCCTAGGTTGGCTGGGCGGGAAGAAGCCCAATCTGCTGAAAGAGTATGGTGCGACCATACAACGTCTTCACGAAAAGAACAACCGTTTCTGTCGCGGATCGGGCGATTCCGTTGTCCTCCGCTTCCGTGTCTTCGATGCAGCTGGAGCCTCAGCCGGAACAGCATCTGAAGCACCCTGAACAACCTCCTTGATCGTCTGTCTTGACAAACAGTAGTCCACATGGTCATTAAATGCACGATCCTCCGCCACCTGAGGTCGGGAACAGATCGGACAATCCCAATAGACTGGCTGCGACGGTGATGCAGCCGCTTCATCCTGCCTTTCTGTAGATTCAGATACCTCCTGGCtcagcttctccagatcatcgAGCTCCTCCTGTAGTTCCTCCCGTGCAGCTTTCTCAAATGCCTCCTCTGTTTCGATCTCCTGTTCGACCGGAGGGTCGGCCATCTCCGAAGCGGGCTTTGGCCGCGAAGTGAAGCCGAAGAGCTCTATTCCGACCTTCTTCGTGCTCACCAGATTGGTGCAGCGAAGGCCAAGGAGTCGCATCTTCAGATCAGGCATCTCTTTCTCAAGTTTCTCCAGCATCGGAAGAGAAAACGCGTACAAGTCCTTGGCAGTCGACACCGCCCGTGGAGGCTGGCATTGTCGTGATAGAACCTCAAAGGTGGCAAGCTTGACCTTGAGAACCAATGTACGACCCTTGAACTCGGTCCGTGCCAGATCTTTTTCAAGCTCCTCTGCTATCGACCACAACTTCGCTCTGAACTCCTCTTTATTTCCGATCTCATGGAACGTCCTCTCCGTTCCTACGCTCTTGCGCTCGTAGTTCTCCACCGGCTGAATCTTCGTTCTACCCAAGCCGAGATAGCACTGCATCAAGAAATGGAACGCTTTCTCTCCAAAAAGTTTAGTCAATATGGCACGCTGCGGATAAATGTCGCCGCACGTTTTAATGCCGATCGCATCAAGCTCACGTTCGAAGACACGGCCGACGCCATTCACCTTGCGGACcggcagctcctccatgAACCTCATGATCGCTTCCCTTTCATTAGGAACGCAAAATTGACCGTTCGGCTTATTCTTGTTGGATGCGATCTTGGCTATTTTTGCATTTGCCGCAATGCCGGCAGAGACTGAGATCTTAGTCTTCTCCAGGACCTCTGCGCGCATGCGCTGGACCGCCTCCTCGGGGTCAAGCTCATTTTCTGTACAATACGCAGTCAGATTGAGATACGCCTCGTCGATACTAGCGCTTTCGAACGTGGGATCATATTGTGCGAATATGGCGCGAATctcctttgccttttccgtATACTTCTCGTAGTTCTGAGGCAGGCAGATCAACTGAGGACATAGCTTTTTTGCGACGAACGATGCCATGCCACTCCGGCAGCCGAACTTTCGTGCCTCATAGTTGCAGGTCGTCAGCACTCCCTTGCCGACTGCCATAGGGACAGTCTTCAGTTCCGGACGGTCGAGTTCTTCCACTGCAGCAAAGAAAGCATCACAGTCAACGTGGACAACATGCTGCGACAGGTCTCGCGTCAGTTCTAGCTCCGCAAGAAGCTGGTCAGCGCGTCGTAGATCCGCCGACAGATCTAGTTTCTCGAGACGGGCTTTCTCTTTGAGAATGCGTTCAATCTTGACCGTCAAGACCTTGTCCCGATTTTGCTCATGATTGAAATACTTGGAGCCTTTGGAGGCATTATAAATGATTTCCGATACCTGCTAATCTTAGCTATACTCCTAGACCGTAGTGGCATACTCACCTTTCGCTGGTCCACGGCATCCTGGCCCGCTTTGGTCAAAGACGGTCCTAAGAGTTGATATTTCAAGGTGTCATAGCTTTCAGCAGACTCCACACTGTTAGACGCCTTTGCACCATCATTTGGCTCCTCGCCCGAAGGCTCCATCTCTGATGATGGaagcgaggatgatggaCATAAGATTACCCAAGCAGGCAGCTATTGCGACGCCTGATCACGTGAACACGCGTGACGGGCCGTGTTTCACGTGCCGGCTGATGTCAACTCATCCGAGCAGCTGCATCTCGCTGCCAGGCACACAACCGCTTCCATGTGGATTCTAGATTCGGAGGGTGACTTTCTGGGTGGTAATATCTTCACTCACTGCTTGATGGGTTTGGCTGATTGTCAAAGGCAAGCGCGTGTGGCTGCGACCGGGGAAGAAGTATCTCTTCGGTCGGATCAAGCAAGATGGAGGTAAGGTGCTGAGACCATGATCAAACTCCGCTATACTAACTTTGGTCGCATGCAGTCCGACATGCTATTGATAACAAGTCCATCTCCCGAAAGCATATGATGATCGAAGTTTCACCTGTCAAACCAGGCGATGGAGTACGATGATCGAATTCCTCTGCTTTCCCCGCTAACTGTTCAGTCGCATATCTACACCAGATCGAAAATTGCCGTGCGCGACTTGGGCTCGAAATATGGCACCAAAGTAGATGGTAATACGGTGAAGGATGAAAGTAAAGACCTGACTGGTGAGGAGCATGAAATTAAGTTGGGGAGATACGAACATGCGCTGCGGTAATTACCATGGCAAGGAACAATATCGGCAGGGACTAACCATGTGGTTACTAGGATCCAGTGGCAGCCAGTCGTCCTTAccttctccttttcctcgAAAGAACTCAAATCGAAAGATCCCCTGGCACAAGTGCGCTCCCGTGTTGAGGATTTGGATATCAAAACGATTGTTCCGTACGTTGTCGACCACACTACCCACGTCGTCCAAAAGAAACGGAATACTGCCAAAGGTCTGCAAGCATTGGTGAATGGAAAGTACATCGTGCAGGACTCCTATATCGACGCCTTGGTTTATGCGGCTACTCCGAGCGACCTAGAGAACCTTGAGTCGTTGTCCCCGTTGGAGGCCGATTTCGACACTGCATGGCCGGATGCAATGGCACACCTTCCCCCGCCTGGCAAGGAAACCGTACAGAGACCAAAGGAAGCATTTGCTCCGAGACCCGatagaataaatatcttcGATGACTACACATTTGTGTTCATGGACCCTGCGCAGTTTGGAAACTTGCAGGATGTTATTACGAATGGTCACGGGAAGGCTTTGCTTTACCAAGTGGAAGAAGGGGTCACCACGGCAGCAGAGATCGTGCAATATATGAGAAATGCGGCTGGCGACAACGGTCTCGGGAGCCAACGGGATGGCCCTGGCGGAGTGGTTCTTGTTCGATACGTTGCGACTGGACGCCATGAGAACTGGTGGGCCGAGCTGGGTAATGAGGTTGCTTTGTCGACCGACCAGCGCGTTATTCAACAGAGCGAGTTCCTGGACGCTATTCTGGGAAATGACGCTTCTGGCCTGTGCCGTTCTCTTCCCGAGGCCCAGGACATGGATGCAGAACCCACTCCACCAGCTGCTACCCCTGATGTTCAAGAAGTCCAAAACTCACAGCCCCCGGCGGAAAGCCAGCCGTcaacgaagaggaagccaCGAGTTCGAGGATTTGTCAGTAAGATGAAAACATTCGATGATGGCTTCGATATCAACTCTATCCCCGCTCATGCTCCGGAGAGCGTTGATGATTCGCCGCCTTTGATGGGAATCGAGCCATCGCCGGCACAACAATCGCAACCGCAAAGCAGCCTccacgaggaggaagaaggagaagaagacatggTGTCAAGCCTACTGCCGGGTGCCCAAGCGATGAAACGTCGACGCGCTCAGACGACGGCGAGGACCAAAGAAGAGCCCAGTTCTGAGACGAAAGACGAGGCCATGCCGCGGGTGAAACGCCAGAAACTGGACGTACTGGAGGCCGCGCGACAGCACCGGGAGGCCGAAGATGCGCAGCGCCAGCGTCAGGCGGAAGAAGCGTCGCTGCAAGGGCCTCTTGAGGATGTCAATgtggagaagctcaagggaCTTGCAATCGtagaggagatggaagtgaAGCCGAGACACGTGAGCGAAGGAGACCGACGGTGGGACGATCGGTGGAATGGACGCAAGAACTTCAAGAAGTTCCGCCGCAAGGGCGAACCTGGACAGCCCCGCTACCGCATCCAGACGGTGATAGTGCCACTAGAGGAAGTGACGCGAAAAGACTTTGGGATTGGGGACCACTACTGGGTTAGTAATCGCACGGAGCAGAGTCCAGCAGAGAGTCCAGCCGAACGGGCTGTCAGCCAGGACGCAGCGGCATCCCGCTCACAGTCCTCGGCCCGGGTCGAGTCGGAGACACCAGCGCCCAGGGAGACCCGAAGTCAACCCCGGGTGCAAAAACGGATGCGAGAAGAGCAAGATTCGGATAGCGATGATGGGCTTCGGTTCCGATTCCGTCGCAGGCGATGATTGATGCTCAAAATGTAGTTAGATAGATACCTTGAACCATGGCCAGTTCGTTTTCAGCTTTTGTGCGTGAGAATGGGATATTGAATGTAGTTGAATGAAGATTGGTCCACCATCGCATGGCAGGGAATTGAAGTGAATGAGATGGATGTGTTGCCATGTTGCCATAGTGTGGAGAACCACATGCGGGGGAGCCAAGTATCCAGGAAAGTGGATATGCTGGGTAGACAAACACAGTCCTTATGACGCTGTTGGGCATTAAGCGGACCACCTCATAGGCGCATTACCGTGAAgtgttgtggtggatgatatgCGGTCAGCCGTGCATGATGCGAACCAACTTGCCGAACCAATTTGTATGATATGATCAACTTTAATGAATAATAGTATCGAATTTGGAGTGTAACAGTATCTGTAACTAAAATATTACATCATGAGAGCAAGTAGAGTGGACACTCCCATGTGGTCTGTGCCATGGCTCATCCAAAGTGGCCTGGGAATGGAGCCCCCCCGACCCGCTGGGCTGACCCCGTTTGAGATGTGTTTCAAAGGGCCCACGGGAACCAAACACTGATTTATGTGAAACGATACACTATATATGTATCTTGCttgatagatagtagtcGATTGTCAATTATCTTGGGTCTACAGGTGAGATGGCGGTCTGGAAATCAACCAGCTAACTACGAAGTAGAATATGCACATGATTAAGTAACAGTATGCTAGCAGTCGAGGAAAAAGGGGTGGATACTTACTGCTGTAAGTAGCATTCAGGTGGTGTGATGAGTCCAGCGGAGGAGAGCGTGACCACCAAAATCACTAACTAACCTGTAAACCTGGTTTGGGGGGAACCCGAACAAGGCTGTGTTTTGGCTTTTCCCGTCTTGCCGTAAGAATGACTTGCCGGTCATGGTGAATGTGTGCCTGAGGAGAGCCTGGAAgattccctctctctctgtttctgtttctctctctctttctctccccctcaaAAAGTCTctccgtcatcctcgtcattccatccatctcgtTTCGTctcttcccatcccatccattcatccatccatccatcctcttcctatTCTTTCGCTTTCCCACTATTctacttcctccccatcatttCCCATCCCGCCTGGCTGCGATTGCTTTCGTTCTCTCCATCACTGTATTCTGATCTACATACTCCATAcaaccctcatctcctcatcgCTACaatcccacccaccccagcTGCCTGACTGCCTAACCGCCGATTAGCATCTCGCCCACTCGTTCGACTGGCGACAATCTGCCTCCAACGCATCAGCATTGGCACCGCCATGGACCACGTTGGCTAGCCCTGGCTGCAATTCATATTATCGCTCGTTACCTCTTCCATCCAGCGTCCTGCCTATTTTAATCTCTCCTTATCACGGACCACAGAACGCTCACAACGATTCCCTCCCCCGTCGCCCGCTGCTTTTAGCCTCCCGTCAATAGTATGTCTCGCAGCGCGCATTCCCCCCCAAAATTCGATCCAGTGCCTCGTTTTTAGACTTTGCTTTGGTTTTTCTCGCCTTGGTCACAGGTAATTGAAATACTAACTTCCGACCCACCCGCAGCGCCCTGCTTTAACTAACGATTTACGACTTCCgactctcttcctctgtttGGCGCTTCCCGGTTTGGTGCTGGCGACCTCGGTTTGAATGCCGTCTGCATTAATATTCTCCCCCTCATCGTCCCCCATGATTTccaccatcccccctcctcgtccCGTCTCGGTCAATTCACTGGCCAGAGCGTCGGCCTCGACAACCATCCCCTACGCCAAAGCGAGTCGCTGCACCAGTGCCGAAATTCAGATTCTCGATGGTCCCATTAATCCCCCGGCGGTGGGGCCTGGTCAGCTGGTCTGCCAGTCCCCGGTGGATACCGAAATGGAGGATGCACGGATAAGCGTGGAGACACCTCAGGCCTGCCGATCCCAAGTGCGCTTCGAAGACCTTCCCATCGAGATTCACGAGGCCATTCTAGATCATCTGTTTGGCGAGCGGGCATCGGCCTTCACGTCGTGCGCGCCCGGTAAGTCCGCGCGCAGTTGGAATAAGTCGTTGCGTCATCCCCGTCGAAAAGCGCTGTCCAATTTGGCATTGATCACCCCTGTCTGGCGAGCACTGGTGCAGGACCGAATTTACAGGCACAGTGAGTCCCCACTTGTTATTTTTGGTCTTGATCAACGCCAAAATTTTGTTGC
The window above is part of the Aspergillus luchuensis IFO 4308 DNA, chromosome 8, nearly complete sequence genome. Proteins encoded here:
- a CDS encoding DNA damage response protein RcaA (COG:L;~EggNog:ENOG410PGI8;~InterPro:IPR032429,IPR008984,IPR000253,IPR040227;~PFAM:PF00498,PF16508;~go_component: GO:0030870 - Mre11 complex [Evidence IEA];~go_function: GO:0005515 - protein binding [Evidence IEA];~go_process: GO:0006302 - double-strand break repair [Evidence IEA];~go_process: GO:0007095 - mitotic G2 DNA damage checkpoint [Evidence IEA]); the encoded protein is MWILDSEGDFLGGKRVWLRPGKKYLFGRIKQDGVRHAIDNKSISRKHMMIEVSPVKPGDGSHIYTRSKIAVRDLGSKYGTKVDGNTVKDESKDLTGEEHEIKLGRYEHALRIQWQPVVLTFSFSSKELKSKDPLAQVRSRVEDLDIKTIVPYVVDHTTHVVQKKRNTAKGLQALVNGKYIVQDSYIDALVYAATPSDLENLESLSPLEADFDTAWPDAMAHLPPPGKETVQRPKEAFAPRPDRINIFDDYTFVFMDPAQFGNLQDVITNGHGKALLYQVEEGVTTAAEIVQYMRNAAGDNGLGSQRDGPGGVVLVRYVATGRHENWWAELGNEVALSTDQRVIQQSEFLDAILGNDASGLCRSLPEAQDMDAEPTPPAATPDVQEVQNSQPPAESQPSTKRKPRVRGFVSKMKTFDDGFDINSIPAHAPESVDDSPPLMGIEPSPAQQSQPQSSLHEEEEGEEDMVSSLLPGAQAMKRRRAQTTARTKEEPSSETKDEAMPRVKRQKLDVLEAARQHREAEDAQRQRQAEEASLQGPLEDVNVEKLKGLAIVEEMEVKPRHVSEGDRRWDDRWNGRKNFKKFRRKGEPGQPRYRIQTVIVPLEEVTRKDFGIGDHYWVSNRTEQSPAESPAERAVSQDAAASRSQSSARVESETPAPRETRSQPRVQKRMREEQDSDSDDGLRFRFRRRR